A genomic stretch from Camelus dromedarius isolate mCamDro1 chromosome 10, mCamDro1.pat, whole genome shotgun sequence includes:
- the MYMK gene encoding protein myomaker has protein sequence MGTLVAKLLLPTLSSLALLPAVSVAAKRRFHMEAMVYLFTMFFVALYHACNGPGLSILCFLRLDVLEYFSVYGTALSMWVSLMALADFDEPKRSTFVMLGVLTIAVRTYHDRWGYGVYSGPIGAAVLIIAAKWLQQMKEKRRLYPDKSVYAQQVGPGLCFGALALLLRFFFQDWEYTYVHSFYHCALAMSFVLLLPKVNKKAGSAGAPARLDCSTLCGACI, from the exons atGGGGACGCTCGTGGCCAAACTGCTCCTGCCCACCCTGAGCAGCCTGGCCCTCCTCCCCGCTGTCAGTGTCGCTGCCAAAAGGCGGTTCCACATGGAGGCCATGGTCTACCTCTTCACCATGTTTTTTGTGGCG CTCTACCATGCCTGCAACGGGCCCGGCCTGTCCATTCTCTGCTTCCTGCGCCTCGACGTCCTGGAGTACTTCAGCGTCTACGGGACGGCCCTGAGCATGTGGGTCTCGCTGATGG CGCTGGCCGACTTTGACGAGCCCAAGCGGTCAACCTTCGTGATGCTGGGCGTCCTGACCATCGCCGTGCGGACCTACCACGACCGCTGGGGCTACGGGGTGTACTCGGGCCCCATCGGCGCGGCTGTCCTCATCATCGCGGCCAAGTGG ctgcaGCAGATGAAGGAGAAGAGGCGCCTGTACCCCGACAAGAGCGTGTACGCCCAGCAGGTCGGCCCGGGCCTCTGCTTCGGGGCGCTGGCCCTGCTGCTGCGCTTCTTCTTCCAG GATTGGGAGTACACTTACGTCCACAGCTTCTACCACTGCGCCCTGGCCATGTCCTTCGTCCTGCTGCTGCCCAAGGTCAACAAGAAGGCTGGGAGCGCAGGGGCCCCCGCCAGGCTGGACTGCTCCACCCTCTGCGGTGCTTGCATCTGA